The Triticum urartu cultivar G1812 chromosome 6, Tu2.1, whole genome shotgun sequence genome includes the window TCATGACACAAAAGTCAAAGATTCTCTAGCTTCTCGCACTATAAAATCAAATTCATTCACGAGGATAATTGTAGCTATCTTTTTAGCCTTAGGATCGCTTATAACTAGTGACTCGAAGAATAATCTTTGCAAAGTGGGACGAGTATGCATGAATCTTCTTTCAAGTTTAATAATAGGTGCAGAGATAGCGTTGGCATTACTATTGTTTCTTTGAAGAATAGGAATATCATTGGACACCAATGTTCCTGCACAAGTAAAGAACTCTTGAATGATACTTTTCCTTATAATATTCCCACTTCTCGTCATAAAAGTTTTAGTATCCAAATTTACGGGAGTTTCATTCTCATGAATTTTGCTATCCTCACTCCCACCTTTAGCGATAACAAATTCACACATGATAGCAAGTAAGCAAGCAAACaaaatatttttgtgttttttgaTTTTTAGAGAAGTGGGGGGAGATGAAAAAGAGAGGAAAATAAAAAGTAGAGCAAGTTGATGATAGTTTGAGTGTAGGTACTTGTAACTATTGGTTCTTTTAAGAATAGGAATATCATTAGACACCAATGTTCCTGCACAAGTAAAGAACTCTTGAATGATACTTTTCCTTATAATATTCCCACTTCTCGTCATAAAAGTTTTAGTATCCAAATTTACGGGAGTTTCATTCTCATGAATTTTGCTATCCTCACTCCCACCTTTAGCGATAACAAATTCACACATGATAGCAAGTAAGCAAGCAAACaaaatatttttgtgttttttgaTTTTTAGAGAAGTGGGGGGAGATGAAAAAGAGAGGAAAATAAAAAGTAGAGCAAGTTGATGATAGTTTGAGTGTAGGTACTTGTAACTATTGGTTCTTTTAAGAATAGGAATATCATTAGACACCAATGTTCCTGCACAAGTAAAGAACTCTTGAATGATACTTTTCCTTATAATATTCCCACTTCTCGTCATAAAAGTTTTAGTATCCAAATTTACGGGAGTTTCATTCTCATGAATTTTGCTATCCTCACTCCCACCTTTAGTGATAACAAATTCACACATGATAGCAAGTAAGCAAGCAAACaaaatatttttgtgttttttgaTTTTTAGAGAAGTGGAGGGAGACGAAAAAGAGAGGCAAATAAAAAGTAGAGCAAGCTGATGATAGTTTGAGTGTAGGTACTTGTAGGTATTTGATGATGTCTCCCCAGCAACGATGCCAGAATTTCTTTCTGCTACTTGTGAGCTTCATTGGAATCTTCCccaaaaaggaagggtgaagcaatatagtagctgataagtatttccctcgatgagaaccaaggttatcgaaccaattGGAGGACCACGCAAATCCTAGTGAATAGCACCTgcacacacaaaagcaaataTTTGCACCCAACGCGGGCAAGAGGGCCGACAATCCCCTTGAACTCGTTACTTGCAAGGATTAAATCTGGTAGTGGTAGATAGAtaaaaagtaaataaataaattgcagcaagctATTTTTGGTTTTAGTAATATGACTAAAGTAGACCCaagggccatagttttcactagaggcttctctctcgaaacaatagcatacgatgggtagacacattactattgagcaattgatagaaaagcgcatagttatgatgttattcatggcaatgatcatgtacataggcatcatatcggtgacaagtagaccgactcctgcctgtatctactactattactccaccaagCGACCAACTCATGCCTCCATCtatggtattaagttcataacaaaCAGCGTAACGCTATAAGCAGGATGACATGATCTGGATAGAATAAAACTGAGCAATATGATTAAACTCCATTGTTTTACCCTTAATGGCAATAGTAAAAATACGTGtctcgctaccccttctgtcactggatgaggacaccgcaagattgaacccattacaaaacacctttccactaaagataaatcaatctagttggccaaaccaaacggatagattggagagaaatacaaaattgtaacaatcatgcataataaagttcagaaaagactcaattactttcaatgaataatctggtcataaacccacaattcatcggattccaacaaacacaccgcaaaagaagattacatcggatagaactccatggagatgatggagaacattgtattaaagatcaaagagagagagaagaagccatctagctactagctacaggcccgtaggtctgtggtgaactactcatTCATCATCGGAAGGGtggcaaggttgatgtagaagtcctccATGATCGAGTCCCCCTCTGGCAGAATaccggaaaaggcctccagatgggatcgcgGAAGAACAGAAGCTTGCAGCGGAGTAAATGTTGTTTCGGGTGGCTCTATTAGGTCAAATGGAGCCAGTAGGACCCACAATGTATCaaggcacgcctacccccccccccccgggcgcgccctgTTGCCTCGCCATCTCCTTCTCCTTGCTTCTCGTCTGGTCTTGTCCTGAAGCTTCTACCGTTTGGTACACAAAACAGCAACTTGCACTAGGCAttgagttaataggttagtctcctaaaaatgatataaaattgtataaaaaatccaagattgataatataatagaatGAGGTAAAaaaatagatacgttggagacgtccACCGCCGCGAGGGCTGCCGCCGTCTCCCACGCCTGCTGCCTCGCAAGGCGGGCGCGCCGGGCCATGTTTGCGTTGGACGACGCCCAAGGTGCGTCCATGGCATCGGCGCGTCAACGGAGGGGTTGCACATCCGCCACCGCGTTCAGACGCCAGAAAGACCGCATCGCCTCCGGTGAAGCAGCGACAACACACCTAGCGCCGGATTCGTGCGCCATTTGGACGGACGCAATGGATTCCTGGCGGAAGGAGTCTGAGCGCTGCCTCACACGGGCCTCCTCCCGAGAGCGACGGAGCATAAGCCGGACGACCATCTCCTCCTCAGGGCCGCGTGGGATGAGCTCGGGGTCGACGGATCTAGAGGTGCAAGACTCGGATCCGCTGCCCGACATGCCGGCGACGGCCGGAGATCGCCGGACGGGAGTTTGAGTGGCGGAGGAGAGTGCAGTGAAGCGGTTAGGGTTTGGTCCGACGAGTGGATGAGAAGGAATAGACGTGGGGTCGGGTGGGCTAGCATGGACCGGGTCCGACGTGACAGACACGCCCGAGCGTCCCCTTATCCGCCTCAGATTTGGGCTAGATATAAGGGATGTCGATCAGCCTGGCGTTTGAGATCCGTTTGAGACGTTCGCGTGGGTTGAATTTTTGTGACCAGGTCGTTCGTCCGCACATTTAGGACGGGTTCGAGGCGTCCCAGTGTGGATGCTGGAGTTGAGATTTAGGTGGGGTCGTTTGCGCAGATAAAGGACGGGAGAAGGCTAAGAGCCCAAGAGATGCCATCATTGCCTCTCTCCTTCTCCGGCCTCCACGACCTTTATAGCCTGAAGGCACGCACAACCCTTCCTGCTGCACAGACACATACTCCGGCGGTCCGGCCTCTTTCTTTCTTACCCATCAGTCAGGCCGCGCGTCACCACCTTTCTCATCCGCGCTCGGAATAGCCGGCCATGATGAGCAGCAGGCTAAGCGGCGGCACGATGGCACCGGTTAGCGACATGGCCGACTTCGGTTACGCTCCCATGCAGTCCTACCCCAACTTTGAGCCAGCCGGCATGGTCATGCCCGGGGACCGGCAGCCGCCCTTCCAGCACCACCACCTCTACGACAGCCTCGACTTCAACGCCGCTGCATTCTCGTTCCAAGACCCGGTCGCGCTCTTCTCCAGCGGCTCGGCGTTCAGTAACCAGCTCCAGCAGCCGTTCCTCCAGACGCAGGTCACCACGCCGACGATGGCGTCGTCGTCGCTGCTGCAGGCGCCGATGATGACCCTTCCGGGTATGCTGACGTCTTCCTCGGCGTCGCCGGTGGACGCATGCACCTTCGGTGGCGGCGGCAGTGCTGGGTTCCTGAAGCGGGAGGAGGGCGGCCCCTTCTCAGACGTCGGCGGTGGGGGGAGGATCGGGCTGAACCTCGGCCGCAGGACATACTTTTCCCCGGCGGACGTGCTGGCCGTGGACCGCCTGCTGATGCGCTCCCGCTTCGCCGGAGCCGGCGCAATGGGCATGCTGGGGCTGGGGCTCGGCGCCGCCGCCCACCACCACCAGACCCCGCGGTGCCAGGCTGAGGGCTGCAAGGCCGACCTCTCCGCCGCCAAGCACTACCACCGCCGCCACAAGGTCTGCGAGTACCACGCCAAGGCCACCACAGTCGCCGCCTCTGGCAAGCAGCAGCGCTTCTGCCAACAATGCAGCCGGTATGTACGTTTATCCTCTGGCATGGGTGGATCGTTGATGCATGCGCAGCTTTGCTAGCAGACGAAAAAATCAGCAGTAGAAAGGCTGCGAGCTTTCGATCTAGTGGCATTGACGCTAGCAGCTATATGCACTGATCATATCATTCATGTCAACATGTCATATATCAGAAATGGCGCACATCAGATCAGATCTTGTTCCTCTGAGCGTATCGGCATCTGCATCCCTTTGTCCAATGTACTACTAGCACGCCCATCATGGCATTGCAGTGGAGTTCGATCAGATACCTAAACCTAGTCTGTGTAGATACATCATACATGGCGTGTATTACTTACAACGGTAGACATGTATATACCCAAGATCCGGTTGTGTGAATATAACTGGTTCTTGTTTGGGTACGTTTGTTGGGCTAGGTTTCATGTGCTCGCTGAGTTTGACGAGGCCAAGAGGAGCTGCCGGAAGCGGCTCACGGAGCACAACCGGCGCCGCCGAAAGCCTGCCGGCGCGCAGGGCAAGGATTCGCCGCCGCCTTCCAAGAAGGCAGACGCTAGCATCACCAGCTCATACACCGGCAATCACAAGAGTAAGACCACTCCTCTGATACATGTATAGACTTAAACACTGGATATATGCTTATTATTGGCTTTTTTAAAGCTTGATCACTTTAAGAAGTTGGCCCAGTAAGCTAGCTAGCTACCTAGAAACTCCTGAAACTTTGTTAGAGCTTAGTGGGTAATTTGAACTAAAAGCATGACACTTCTTTTGCAACAAGGGAACATTTCAATAACGTATACCAAGTAaagaacacaacaaaaacagTTTGCCTAATTCTTAATTGTCCGAAAATTTAGTAAATCTATTTTGTCTTGAAATGGCACATCACTGGGCTAACCTAATAATGTACTCCGTAGCATCTTAAGTGTGTAACTGAAGTAAGATATAACTGTAGTTTTGACGGTGCACTTCAGCACTTGGCTGCAGTACACACCGGTAATTCTATGTGCCAGCAAGCACGTTACAACGTTCGGTTGGATAGAAACTAGTAGTACACGACATGACATGCCTAGATGCTACTTCTACATTTTGGTCGGTCGATCTGACGTACGTACCTACTAGGAGTACTACTCAGCTCAATTAACATGATGTTC containing:
- the LOC125514497 gene encoding squamosa promoter-binding-like protein 5, whose amino-acid sequence is MMSSRLSGGTMAPVSDMADFGYAPMQSYPNFEPAGMVMPGDRQPPFQHHHLYDSLDFNAAAFSFQDPVALFSSGSAFSNQLQQPFLQTQVTTPTMASSSLLQAPMMTLPGMLTSSSASPVDACTFGGGGSAGFLKREEGGPFSDVGGGGRIGLNLGRRTYFSPADVLAVDRLLMRSRFAGAGAMGMLGLGLGAAAHHHQTPRCQAEGCKADLSAAKHYHRRHKVCEYHAKATTVAASGKQQRFCQQCSRFHVLAEFDEAKRSCRKRLTEHNRRRRKPAGAQGKDSPPPSKKADASITSSYTGNHKTNKSTTGAAFSPSAGGFSCLQQQQQQHEIDNGGQSSNATPTNLSLAAPPPPPPPQDDAGFGAGLDTMLLIQQQGPDEQEEEEEQHFMMTSLVQSHRQQQQHGDSGNILSCSTTSPSDQRRHQNDGDSCCNGNSMQHFFEVEFM